The following are from one region of the Noviherbaspirillum sedimenti genome:
- a CDS encoding IS630 family transposase, with the protein MAGRPKAALVLSAEEQEQLHAWARRRKTAQALALRSRIVLECADGAENKAVAAKLAVTGQTVSKWRGRFVQMRLDGLLDAPRSGAPRTIDDARVDAVIAKTLEEKPSNATHWSTRTMAREAKLSQTAVSRIWRAFGLQPHRQETFKLSTDPLFVEKTRDIVGLYIDPPVKAMVLCVDEKSQIQALDRTQPILPLAPGVAERRTHDYQRHGTTTLFAALDIATGEVIGQLHRRHRSSEFLKFLRTIEASVPSDLDIHLVMDNYGTHKTPTIRNWFARHPRFHVHFTPTSASWLNQVERWFATLTEKQIRRGTHRSTRQLEDAIRDYLKLNNAAPKPFVWTKSADDIMASIERFCLRISNS; encoded by the coding sequence ATGGCAGGCAGACCGAAAGCGGCGTTGGTGTTGAGCGCAGAAGAACAAGAACAATTGCATGCTTGGGCACGCCGACGCAAGACGGCGCAAGCATTGGCTCTGCGTTCGCGCATCGTGCTGGAATGTGCCGACGGAGCGGAGAACAAGGCGGTCGCCGCCAAACTTGCAGTGACGGGGCAGACGGTATCGAAATGGCGCGGGCGCTTTGTGCAAATGAGATTGGATGGTTTGCTGGACGCCCCCCGCTCGGGCGCGCCGCGCACGATCGATGATGCGCGCGTCGATGCCGTGATCGCCAAGACGCTGGAAGAGAAACCGTCGAACGCCACGCACTGGAGTACGCGCACCATGGCACGCGAAGCTAAGCTGTCGCAAACGGCGGTCAGCCGTATCTGGCGCGCATTTGGCTTGCAACCGCATCGTCAGGAAACCTTCAAGCTATCCACCGATCCGCTGTTTGTCGAGAAGACCCGCGACATCGTGGGGCTGTACATCGATCCGCCGGTCAAGGCGATGGTGCTGTGCGTCGATGAGAAGAGCCAGATTCAGGCGTTGGATCGGACCCAGCCAATCTTGCCGCTGGCTCCTGGCGTTGCAGAACGGCGCACCCATGACTACCAACGTCATGGCACGACGACCTTGTTTGCCGCGCTCGACATTGCCACGGGCGAAGTCATCGGGCAGTTGCACCGGCGGCATCGCAGCAGTGAATTTCTGAAATTCTTACGCACGATCGAAGCCTCCGTTCCGAGCGATTTGGACATTCATTTGGTGATGGATAACTATGGTACGCACAAGACACCAACCATCCGCAATTGGTTCGCCCGTCATCCGCGCTTCCACGTACATTTCACGCCGACCTCTGCTTCGTGGCTCAACCAGGTCGAGCGCTGGTTCGCCACGCTGACCGAAAAACAAATTCGCCGCGGAACCCATCGTTCGACCCGTCAATTGGAAGACGCCATTCGCGATTACCTCAAACTCAATAACGCCGCCCCCAAGCCGTTTGTCTGGACCAAGTCCGCTGATGACATCATGGCCAGTATTGAACGATTTTGTCTGCGAATTTCAAACTCATGA
- a CDS encoding deoxyribodipyrimidine photo-lyase, with protein MARFRQSIAWFRRDLRAEDHAARHFTLYQSEWVFCIFIFDREILDKLTADDRRVAFIHASVMELHGELQLLGSRMIVLHACATQAIPALARPLQAQAVFTNTDYEPQANVHDAAVAQ; from the coding sequence ATGGCACGATTCCGCCAATCAATTGCCTGGTTCCGGCGCGACTTGCGCGCCGAGGATCATGCGGCCCGCCATTTCACCCTGTATCAAAGCGAATGGGTTTTTTGCATTTTCATCTTTGACCGGGAAATCCTCGACAAGCTAACGGCAGACGACCGCCGGGTCGCCTTCATCCATGCCAGCGTAATGGAACTGCATGGCGAATTGCAACTCCTTGGCAGTAGGATGATCGTCCTGCATGCATGCGCCACGCAAGCGATTCCCGCACTGGCAAGGCCGTTGCAGGCACAAGCGGTCTTCACCAACACGGATTATGAACCGCAGGCCAATGTGCACGATGCCGCAGTGGCGCAGTGA
- the pyrR gene encoding bifunctional pyr operon transcriptional regulator/uracil phosphoribosyltransferase PyrR, with the protein MSNLELDAEALYRALAAQVKTALAGTERLALVGIYSGGAWLAERLAAELQLDGRLGFIDVSFYRDDYAEKGLPAAVKPTQIAFDVDGATILLVDDVLYTGRTTRAAINELFDYGRPARVMLAALVDRGERELPIAADFVAATVALDAGESLLLQRADDGSFTLSIKHA; encoded by the coding sequence ATGTCGAATCTTGAACTGGATGCCGAGGCGCTGTACAGGGCGTTGGCCGCGCAGGTGAAGACCGCCCTGGCCGGCACCGAACGGCTGGCCCTGGTGGGCATATACTCCGGCGGGGCCTGGCTGGCCGAACGCCTGGCCGCAGAATTGCAGCTCGATGGGCGGCTGGGTTTCATTGATGTTTCCTTCTATCGCGACGATTACGCGGAGAAGGGCTTGCCAGCTGCGGTCAAGCCGACCCAGATCGCCTTCGACGTTGACGGCGCCACCATCCTGCTGGTGGATGACGTGTTGTACACCGGCCGCACCACGCGCGCGGCCATCAATGAATTGTTCGACTATGGCCGGCCGGCGCGCGTCATGCTGGCTGCCCTGGTCGATCGCGGCGAACGGGAATTGCCGATCGCCGCCGATTTCGTCGCCGCCACCGTCGCGCTCGATGCCGGCGAGTCCTTGCTGCTGCAACGTGCCGATGATGGCAGTTTCACACTTTCGATCAAACATGCATAA
- the ruvX gene encoding Holliday junction resolvase RuvX, translating to METVLGFDFGLKRIGVAVGNTLIQQAQPLMVIREATNDGKFAAIASLLEQWRPARCIVGLPLHPDGVEHEMTLRCRRFANQLQGRFGIPVELVDERYSSAVITARRGETIDDQAAAIILQQYFDQHVES from the coding sequence GTGGAAACGGTCCTCGGGTTTGATTTCGGCTTGAAGCGCATCGGTGTGGCAGTCGGCAATACGCTGATCCAGCAGGCGCAGCCGCTGATGGTAATCCGCGAGGCTACCAACGACGGCAAATTTGCCGCGATCGCCAGTCTGCTGGAGCAATGGCGGCCGGCGCGCTGCATCGTCGGGCTGCCGCTGCATCCAGACGGGGTCGAGCATGAAATGACGCTGCGTTGTCGTCGTTTTGCCAATCAGCTGCAAGGACGCTTCGGCATCCCGGTCGAGCTCGTCGACGAGCGTTACTCGTCCGCGGTCATCACGGCCAGGCGCGGCGAAACCATCGATGACCAGGCTGCCGCAATTATTTTGCAACAATACTTTGATCAACATGTCGAATCTTGA
- a CDS encoding YqgE/AlgH family protein, translating into MANHGKTRKSFSKTGASEDIPIFSTMSDTGATPAFNLVNHFLIAMPSMFDPVFGGTVVYLCEHNAQGALGLIINKPTDMTMDVLFERIELELEIAPQAGGNQPVMFGGPVQVERGFVLHSPPGAYSSSMRVTDAIALTTSKDILEAAATGKGPHKILVALGCTGWSAGQLEEEIVRNGWLTVPADPAILFDLPLEQRFAAAMKLLGIDPGMLAGVAGHA; encoded by the coding sequence ATGGCAAACCATGGCAAGACCCGAAAATCCTTCTCCAAAACCGGAGCGTCCGAGGATATCCCTATTTTTTCCACCATGTCCGATACTGGCGCGACACCTGCCTTCAACCTGGTAAACCATTTCCTGATCGCGATGCCGTCCATGTTCGATCCGGTCTTCGGCGGTACGGTGGTTTATTTGTGTGAGCACAATGCCCAGGGTGCCTTGGGCTTGATCATCAACAAGCCGACCGACATGACCATGGACGTGTTGTTCGAAAGAATTGAGCTGGAACTGGAAATTGCGCCGCAAGCCGGCGGCAATCAGCCCGTCATGTTTGGCGGGCCGGTGCAGGTCGAGCGCGGCTTTGTCCTGCACAGTCCGCCGGGCGCTTATTCGTCGAGCATGCGGGTGACGGATGCCATTGCGCTGACGACCTCCAAGGATATCCTGGAAGCGGCGGCCACCGGCAAGGGGCCGCACAAGATATTGGTGGCATTGGGCTGTACCGGCTGGAGCGCCGGCCAGCTGGAAGAAGAAATCGTTCGCAACGGCTGGCTGACGGTGCCTGCCGATCCGGCAATCCTGTTTGATTTGCCGCTTGAGCAACGCTTTGCCGCTGCCATGAAATTGCTGGGGATCGACCCCGGCATGCTGGCCGGCGTCGCGGGCCACGCGTAA